A window of Sphingobacterium sp. SRCM116780 contains these coding sequences:
- a CDS encoding Lrp/AsnC family transcriptional regulator, translating into MPFLPDKTDLKILKLLQENGRITNLQLASSIGLSPAPTLERVRKLENSGFIKSYHAFVDEEKLGLGIKSFIQISLDFHTHNAIPEFVAAVKMIPEVTECHHVTGNCDFMLKVYVKDIKAYEGVIMEKISKIPFVKTFQTMMIMSTSKKEPIIPLEY; encoded by the coding sequence ATGCCTTTTTTGCCAGATAAAACAGATCTAAAAATCTTAAAGTTATTACAAGAAAACGGACGGATTACTAATCTTCAATTAGCGTCGAGTATTGGTCTATCGCCCGCGCCAACTTTGGAACGGGTAAGGAAACTCGAAAATTCGGGGTTTATTAAAAGTTATCATGCTTTTGTCGATGAAGAGAAATTGGGCCTTGGTATCAAATCCTTCATTCAAATATCGTTAGATTTTCATACGCATAATGCTATTCCTGAATTTGTAGCTGCTGTCAAGATGATTCCTGAAGTTACGGAATGTCATCACGTAACAGGTAATTGTGATTTTATGCTTAAGGTATATGTTAAAGATATCAAAGCATACGAAGGTGTTATCATGGAGAAGATTTCCAAGATCCCTTTTGTCAAGACTTTTCAAACCATGATGATTATGTCTACTAGTAAAAAAGAACCTATTATTCCGTTGGAATATTAA